Proteins from a genomic interval of Lycium ferocissimum isolate CSIRO_LF1 chromosome 2, AGI_CSIRO_Lferr_CH_V1, whole genome shotgun sequence:
- the LOC132046480 gene encoding uncharacterized protein LOC132046480 produces MKEAGAGVSSSGNKGKSCKGCLYYSSTFKSNSRNPLCLGLTRSLPQVPRYIVGESEKEASKEGRSLTDFRYACVGYSVYLDQKSRSTDAQEAQTELPVCVGLEVLVDKRPASADTSPGHTPAPAHAHNREENLKDGHRLPQPRSNKPTNSAGDEFLTRFTRNANLVANGVAKNLRKVGNRIKESVDDIFYRRPK; encoded by the exons ATGAAAGAAGCCGGAGCAGGCGTATCATCATCTGGGAATAAAGGGAAATCATGCAAAGGATGTCTGTATTATTCGTCTACTTTCAAATCCAATTCCCGCAATCCTCTCTGTCTCGGCCTTACTCGTTCCCTTCCTCAAG TACCTCGATATATTGTTGGTGAATCTGAGAAGGAAGCTTCAAAAGAGGGTCGGAGCCTTACAGATTTTAGATATGCTTGTGTCGGTTATTCTGTTTACTTGGATCAGAAATCTCGATCAACTGATGCGCAAGAGGCACAAACAGAATTGCCCGTCTGTGTTGGCCTTGAG GTTTTGGTGGATAAAAGACCTGCTTCAGCTGATACATCTCCTGGCCATACTCCTGCTCCTGCTCATGCTCATAACAGAGAAG aaaatttgaaagaTGGACATCGACTTCCACAGCCTCGATCAAATAAACCTACTAACTCAGCCGGTGATGAGTTCCTTACCAG GTTCACCAGGAATGCTAACTTGGTTGCAAATGGGGTTGCCAAGAACTTGCGGAAAGTGGGAAACCGTATAAAAGAAAGTGTTGATGACATCTTTTATCGGCGCCCAAAATAG
- the LOC132046481 gene encoding protein FMP32, mitochondrial-like, protein MAACKRVGYFGHKLGALARPNRFISNRAFNGKRLFLVDTLALVRKLEGQGVPTKQAEAITAAITQVLNDSLENVAQNFVSKGELQRLEMIQESKLSKFKSEVQSSQENHFSLLQHEIEKLKSDIEKMRSELRYEIDKVTAGHRLDLNLERGRIRDELAEQNQETANLTNKLDREIHALRAQLEAAKYDVIKYCIGTLVSISAVGLAVVRILK, encoded by the exons ATGGCCGCATGTAAACGGGTCGGATATTTCGGACATAAACTGGGAGCTCTGGCCCGGCCCAACCGATTCATTTCGAACCGTGCTTTCAACGGCAAACGCTTGTTCCTCGTCGACACTCTAGCTCTT GTGAGAAAACTGGAAGGACAAGGGGTGCCTACGAAGCAAGCCGAGGCTATTACTGCTGCTATTACTCAAGTTTTGAATGATAGTTTGGAAAATGTAGCTCAGAATTTTGTTTCTAAAGGAGAGTTGCAGAGA CTTGAGATGATTCAAGAATCCAAGTTGTCCAAATTTAAGTCTGAAGTTCAAAGCTCTCAG GAGAACCACTTTTCTCTACTGCAACATGAAATTGAAAAACTGAAAAGTGACATAGAAAAGATGCGCAGCGAATTGAG GTATGAAATTGACAAAGTAACTGCTGGCCATAGGTTGGATCTCAATCTTGAAAGGGG GAGAATCCGGGATGAACTAGCAGAACAGAATCAAGAAACTGCTAACCTCACTAACAAACTTGACCGA GAAATTCATGCACTAAGGGCTCAGTTGGAAGCTGCAAAATATGATGTTATAAAATATTGCATAGGTACCCTTGTCTCTATATCTGCTGTTGGTTTGGCAGTAGTCCGCATTTTGAAATAA
- the LOC132046482 gene encoding cytochrome P450 84A1-like, producing the protein MKEMVQKNITSILEAMQAKPMLLFFFVIPLFLFIFSTSRRKRYPPGPRGWPLIGNMMMMDQLTHRGLAKLAQKYGGIFHLKMGYVHKIVVSGKEEARQVLQVQDNIYSNRPATVAISYLTYDRADMAFADYGPFWRQMRKLCVMKLFSRRRAESWDSVRDEVDSMVRIVTTNTGTSVNLGELVFGLTSNIIYRAAFGTCSVEGKDEFIKILQEFSKLFGAFNISDFIPWLGWVGQQGLNVRLAKARAELDGFIDSIIDDHIERKKANVNGTNEDGDRETDMVDELLAFYGEEAKVNESEDNLQNAIRINRDNIKAIIMDVMFGGTETVASAIEWAMAELMRSPEDLKKVQQELVNVVGLDRKVEESDIEKLTYLKCCLKETLRLHPPIPLLLHETAEESTMSGYYIPAKSHVIVNTFAINRDKHSWEDPETYKPSRFLKEGMPDFKGGNFEFLPFGSGRRSCPGMQLGLYALDMAVAHLLHCFTWELPDGMKPSELNMDDIFGLTAPRANRLVAVPSPRLLCPLY; encoded by the exons ATGAAAGAGATGGTGCAAAAAAATatcacttcaattcttgaagCTATGCAAGCTAAGCCCATGCTACTCTTCTTCTTCGTTATCCCTCTCTTCTTATTCATTTTCTCCACGTCTCGCCGGAAACGTTATCCTCCAGGCCCAAGAGGGTGGCCTCTCATTggtaatatgatgatgatggacCAGTTAACTCACCGTGGACTTGccaaattagcccaaaaatatGGCGGCATTTTTCACCTTAAAATGGGTTATGTCCACAAAATTGTAGTCTCTGGCAAAGAAGAAGCTCGGCAAGTACTACAG GTACAAGACAACATATATTCGAACCGTCCAGCGACCGTAGCAATCAGTTACCTAACATACGACCGTGCGGACATGGCTTTTGCTGACTATGGACCCTTCTGGCGCCAGATGAGAAAATTATGTGTCATGAAACTCTTCAGTCGCAGACGAGCTGAGTCATGGGACTCAGTTCGTGACGAAGTGGATTCAATGGTCAGGATTGTGACAACCAACACGGGCACATCCGTCAACTTAGGGGAACTTGTTTTCGGTCTCACTAGTAACATTATCTACCGAGCTGCTTTCGGAACTTGTTCGGTAGAAGGAAAAGACGAGTTCATTAAAATTTTGCAAGAATTTTCTAAGCTATTTGGCGCGTTTAATATTTCTGATTTCATACCATGGCTAGGGTGGGTTGGCCAGCAAGGTCTAAATGTTAGACTTGCTAAAGCACGTGCCGAGCTTGATGGGTTCATCGATTCAATTATTGATGACCATATTGAGAGAAAGAAGGCTAATGTTAATGGTACTAACGAGGATGGTGATCGAGAAACTGATATGGTGGACGAGCTTTTAGCGTTTTACGGTGAGGAAGCAAAAGTAAATGAGTCGGAAGATAATTTGCAGAATGCTATCAGGATTAATAGGGATAATATCAAAGCTATCATCATG GATGTAATGTTTGGAGGGACAGAAACAGTGGCTTCTGCAATTGAATGGGCTATGGCAGAGCTTATGAGAAGTCCTGAGGACCTTAAAAAGGTGCAACAAGAACTAGTTAACGTTGTTGGACTCGATAGGAAGGTCGAAGAATCCGACATTGAAAAATTAACCTACTTAAAATGTTGTCTAAAAGAAACTCTACGTCTCCACCCTCCAATCCCTCTCCTCCTCCATGAAACCGCGGAGGAATCCACCATGTCCGGCTATTATATTCCGGCAAAGTCACATGTTATAGTCAACACATTTGCCATTAATCGTGACAAACATTCATGGGAAGATCCTGAAACTTATAAACCATCTAGGTTTCTCAAAGAAGGTATGCCTGATTTTAAAGGAGGTAACTTTGAGTTTTTACCATTTGGGTCGGGCCGGAGGTCTTGCCCCGGTATGCAACTTGGGCTTTATGCATTGGATATGGCTGTGGCCCATCTTCTTCATTGCTTTACTTGGGAATTACCTGATGGGATGAAACCAAGTGAGCTTAACATGGATGATATTTTTGGACTCACTGCTCCAAGGGCTAATCGACTAGTGGCTGTGCCTAGTCCACGGTTATTATGTCCACTTTATTGA